The genome window TCTATTCGAGGTGACCACGCGCGTCGTCTCGCCATTGGAATGGCGGAAGTAGCAGGGCCATTTGCTGTCGGGAAACGCCATGTGGCTGCTGTCCATCTAAAGGAAACACCTTCAATATGCAAAAGCATCAAGAGGATACAGCGCAGCAGGTAGAGGGGCAGCCGGCACCCGCCCAATACCATGTATTGCGGGCGTCCCACAGAGCGGGGCAATCCGTTTCCCAAGAAGCACATACCAGCTCACGCGCCGCCGCTTTCGCACTAGGCTATGAGAAACTGTTCACACTGCCGCAGAAACACAGACGATGACTGCATGGCCTGGTGCAGGCTCTGGATGTCGGTGTCGGTTCTCAGGCAGGAGTGCAAGCGTTACGCGTAGAGGGTGGACGAACTGCCGGAGGCGACGAGTGGCCGGTTGGCGACCATCTGCAAGTACCACGCCGGTTCGCTCGCGTACTTCGTGCCGGACACCCCCGACTTTGCTGAAGCTGGGGAACTGAAGGGCGACGACCTTGCCGCGGCCCAGCGAATCCTCGATGAGAGGAGACTTACTGGTGGGACACCGGGCTGATTTTCAGCCAATCGCTCTCCCTGGCGCTTGCGGCGTGTCCATTCTGGTGACGAGAGATACCGGGGCGCACCTCTGACGAAAATTCAGGCGCTCTACGGTGATTCTACAGAGATGGTTTTCTCTAAATCAGCTTGAAAACGCCGGTTTCGCCGTCGCTCCGCGCGACCCTCGCTGTTGCGGGAACCGCTGTCGCGAAGGATTCAGCGTGCATTCACCAGCCGTTCAACGTCCTTTCACGAGATCTGTCCTGGCACCGTGAGCTTCCCACTATAGAGCGAGTTCCAGAGTGTCGACGCTCTGCGCAATGTTTTATAACGGCGATGATAACGCATTTGGAAAGTGCCGGAAATGACCCTCCGGACACAGCAGACGACATCCGAAAATGCGCCGGCAATTCTCAAAGACGAACAACGTCGGGCGAGTGGCGGACGCACTTGAGAGCGCACAGTCAGAAAACACTCGCAAGAGCTATGCCAGCCAGTTTGGGAAATTCAGAAGCTGGTGCGAGCAGGAGGGCTACTCTCCTCTTCCGGCGCAATCTGAGGTTCCGGCCGGGTATGCCGCGGAGCTTGCGGACGATGGAAAGAGTATGTCCACAATTCCAACTTGGCGATTTCGCCCATTTTAGCCGAACTGTTGAAAAAGCTCGGGTTGAAGGGGACATGTTGGCGTCGTAAAATGTCACGAACATCCGGCGTTCGCACCCCTCTTGTGTAATACATCCAGAGGGTTCATGCTGTCCTTGACCATCGTCGTTCTACTTACTTCGGATATGTTCACTTACGGTGATAAGGATGAAGCGATGGTTTGTCTCTATACAGCCCTCCCTTTTGCACTATGTTGTGGGATACTACTGACGGAGTTGACGAAATCCAAGTCGTTGGCAGCGGTGATTAGATGAAAATGATCAATGTCAGATCAGGGTCAGATCTGTCCCGGATCACGACTATCTCGTTCGATGGTGACGATACGCTGTGGGACTTCCGGTCAGCGATGGAAAATGCGCTGGGACTGACGCTGCGGCAACTTCGAAAGGTCGTAGAAAGTGATGCGACTCAACGTTTGACCGTGCAAGAGATGATTGTGATAAGGGATAGAGTGGCGTATGAGCTGGGCACCGCCGTAAACCTAGATGAGATCAGGCATGCGGCATTCGTTCGAACGCTTGAATATGTGGGCGCGCCCAGCGAGGAAATTGCAGGAAATCTATTTCGCTTCTATATGGACGCCAGACTGAGAGGCACTAAGCTATACACTGAGGTTCCAGCCGCGTTGAGCCGTCTTGAGGGTGCATACCGCATAGGGCTGATTACCAACGGGAACAGCAAGCCCGTGGTGACTCGGATTCCAGTAAAGTTCGACTTCACAGTGTTCGCGCAAGACTGCGGCTTTTCTAAGCCTGATCCTCACATCTTCAGGTTAGCTCTCACTGCCAGCAGTTGTGAGCCCGAGGAAGTTCTCCACGTCGGAGATTCTCTGAGTGACGATGTTGCGGGCGCGAACAACAGCGGGCTGCTTAGCGCATGGATGAACCGACAATGCCTGAAAAACGAGACGCAAGTTACCCCGGACTTAGCAATCCGGGACCTAAATGACCTCGTGACGATTCTGGTCTGACGGCATCTATCGATTCAGCAGCAGGTTGACCACTCTTGCAGTGTCTGAAAGGTCTTGAATAATGTGACTGGGATGGTGCTCGCTAAGCTCATCTGTGGTGTATTGACCGGTTGCTACCGCCAGCGTCCGCACATGATTGGCGTGGCCTGCCCGTATGTCTGATGGCGTGTCACCGACTACGAAAATTTGATCATTGGAGTAGGTACGCCCGGACCTTTCCTGACATGCGTCAATTGCACTAGTCACAACATCAGCCCTATCCATGTGCTCTCCTCCGAATCCACCATCCTGAAAATAGGAATCCAGGCCAAATCTTCGTAACTTGATGAAGGCCGATTCTCTGAAGTTGCCAGTCTCCAGCCCCAACTGCACATTCGGCTCAGAAGCGAGCGATTCCACCAGAAGGGACGGAACGCCTTGGCAGGCATTGCCATCGGTCCACGTCTCCAGTAATTCGCCTAGATGCCTGAAGTACACTGATTTAAGATCGGACAGATCAGGCGGGGTACCCGAGCCCCCAGGTGTCAAATCCCACTTGAGGTACACCTCTTTCATAAGAGGCAAGTCCAAGCCGCCAGCAAAGGCCATCCCAGTAAACGCATGCGGGACGCCATGAACCTCCTCAAAGGCGCTGTTAAGGGCTGTAGTGCCGCAACCGGGTAGACTGACGAGCGTCTGGTCCACATCGAATAGAATCAAAATTGGCGAGTCGGCTTCCATTAATATTCCCTTTCAAGAGGATCCGTCGTGGGTCGCTTATAGGGTTGAAGCGAGATGATGCGAGTTTACTGGGTCTTCTTCTCGTGCCTATCCCGTTCCGAAGGAAGCTTGGGAATCGGCCAATCGGGCTTGGGAACCCAATTCTCCCATCCATGGCTAAATAGTGGCGCGCCGTCTTTGAAGCGATGGAGAGCCACGTATCATTCTGATTGTATCAGGACCGACTGCTCTTCAGGCACCAGTCCCAATGAAACCGCACAGCCGAGTTCCGGCGATTAGCCTCTGCTCTTTGGCGGATGGAGGTGGTATGCGAACAGAAACAAAGTTGCGGATGGACTCGCCTGTGAGTGGGCTTGATGTGAAATCGGCGAAATACCGCCGTTTCGGACTCATGCGCTGAACTATGCGAGCTTGTGCAGTATCAATAACATCGACAAGGCGCAATAAGTCTCAATAAGGGTTAGTCAGCGGTTTGGACGGTGACCCTATTTTGCCCAGCCCTATTTACATCACGGTGTATTGCGCACATTCTAGGTTCCGTGGACAATTCAGACTTTCACCTATCGTTCCCGCGCAGGCCGGAATCCATAGGGGTTGAGCGGTGCTGATGTACGCTGCTCGCTACGATTTTTCTATGCTGAGTTGCACGGTAGGTCGCTCAGGAAATTGCAGGATAAGAAGTTCCTGCTCCCCCTTGAAGAAAACGCTACCATGCGATCCGCCTTCCTTGACCTTTCATGCGAGCCTGCTACACTCACAGCCGCTGCCGTTGGTTACACTTGAAGCGGCAATCACCAATCTATCAAACAACTAGGTGAGTTGATATGACTACTGATATACCT of Chloroflexota bacterium contains these proteins:
- a CDS encoding HAD family hydrolase gives rise to the protein MKMINVRSGSDLSRITTISFDGDDTLWDFRSAMENALGLTLRQLRKVVESDATQRLTVQEMIVIRDRVAYELGTAVNLDEIRHAAFVRTLEYVGAPSEEIAGNLFRFYMDARLRGTKLYTEVPAALSRLEGAYRIGLITNGNSKPVVTRIPVKFDFTVFAQDCGFSKPDPHIFRLALTASSCEPEEVLHVGDSLSDDVAGANNSGLLSAWMNRQCLKNETQVTPDLAIRDLNDLVTILV
- a CDS encoding HAD hydrolase-like protein, which encodes MEADSPILILFDVDQTLVSLPGCGTTALNSAFEEVHGVPHAFTGMAFAGGLDLPLMKEVYLKWDLTPGGSGTPPDLSDLKSVYFRHLGELLETWTDGNACQGVPSLLVESLASEPNVQLGLETGNFRESAFIKLRRFGLDSYFQDGGFGGEHMDRADVVTSAIDACQERSGRTYSNDQIFVVGDTPSDIRAGHANHVRTLAVATGQYTTDELSEHHPSHIIQDLSDTARVVNLLLNR